One window of Natrinema sp. SYSU A 869 genomic DNA carries:
- a CDS encoding cytochrome P450: protein MKVLYEAQVTVRTSRFTDQEIRLLVGQLAPRDSRWYDDPGAFQLDRWTDEFRSSLPRLAYFPFGAGLRRCVGERFALMEVTFCLFSRQPEKQFC from the coding sequence TTGAAGGTATTATATGAAGCGCAAGTAACCGTCCGGACCAGCCGATTCACGGATCAGGAGATTCGGCTGCTTGTCGGTCAACTCGCGCCCCGCGACTCGCGGTGGTATGATGACCCGGGTGCGTTCCAGCTCGATCGGTGGACCGACGAATTTCGATCGTCGCTCCCCCGGCTGGCCTACTTCCCTTTCGGCGCCGGGCTCAGACGTTGCGTCGGAGAACGGTTTGCGTTGATGGAGGTGACGTTCTGCCTTTTCTCACGACAGCCGGAGAAACAGTTTTGTTAG
- a CDS encoding GNAT family N-acetyltransferase has translation MFPDYIETDRLHLEQISHSSVDIFDLHELYSDGDDAEEMFEYWDTPPHQTLKETYDYVEKAEQLWDEKEGAKYVIRPKDGEDGAGAIAGTTGLYPDWEKRSADLGILLDRQFWGRGYSGERADALLSVAIDRLDLELVVASHIDGNEQSRRAIEKYVKRYGGQYDGLLRNWLPLDDTVADVHRYTISRDQYFEATDQ, from the coding sequence ATGTTCCCCGACTACATCGAGACGGACCGGCTCCATCTCGAACAGATATCGCACAGCTCTGTCGACATATTCGACCTTCATGAGCTCTATAGCGACGGAGACGATGCTGAAGAGATGTTCGAGTATTGGGATACACCTCCCCATCAGACACTGAAAGAAACCTACGACTACGTGGAGAAGGCTGAACAGCTGTGGGACGAGAAAGAAGGTGCAAAGTACGTGATCCGACCGAAGGACGGGGAAGACGGAGCAGGCGCTATCGCCGGAACGACAGGACTGTACCCGGACTGGGAGAAACGGTCTGCCGACCTCGGTATCCTTCTCGACAGACAGTTCTGGGGACGCGGGTACTCGGGCGAACGAGCCGATGCCCTCCTCTCGGTCGCGATTGACCGTCTCGACCTCGAACTCGTCGTCGCTTCACATATTGACGGAAACGAACAGTCTCGACGCGCGATCGAAAAGTACGTCAAGCGGTACGGCGGGCAGTACGACGGACTGCTCCGTAATTGGCTCCCACTGGACGATACCGTCGCCGACGTTCATCGATACACAATTTCACGTGACCAGTATTTCGAGGCGACCGATCAGTAG